A stretch of Pseudomonas taetrolens DNA encodes these proteins:
- a CDS encoding ABC transporter substrate-binding protein, which produces MKKLVLLGALALSVLSLQAFADQKPLKIGIEAAYPPFASKAPDGSIVGFDYDIGNALCEQMQVKCVWVEQEFDGLIPALKVRKIDAILSSMSITEDRKKSVDFTNKYYLTPARLVMKEGVVVGDSLDELKGKKIGVQRGSIHDRFAKEVLAPKGATVVPYGSQNEIYLDVQAGRLDGTVADATLLEDGFLKTDAGKGFAFTGPAFTDVKYFGDGVGIAVRKGDALKDKINAAIDAIRANGKYKQVQDKYFNFDIYGQ; this is translated from the coding sequence ATGAAGAAACTCGTGCTTCTTGGCGCCCTGGCACTGTCCGTGCTGTCCCTGCAGGCTTTCGCTGATCAAAAACCTCTGAAAATTGGTATTGAAGCCGCTTACCCTCCGTTCGCTTCCAAAGCACCGGATGGCAGTATCGTGGGCTTTGACTACGACATCGGTAACGCGCTGTGCGAGCAGATGCAGGTCAAGTGCGTTTGGGTCGAGCAAGAATTCGATGGTCTGATCCCTGCACTGAAAGTGCGCAAGATCGACGCGATCCTGTCCTCGATGTCCATTACCGAAGACCGTAAAAAGTCTGTCGACTTCACCAACAAGTACTACCTCACACCGGCGCGTCTGGTGATGAAGGAAGGTGTAGTGGTCGGTGACAGTCTTGATGAACTCAAGGGCAAAAAAATCGGCGTTCAGCGTGGTTCGATCCATGACCGTTTCGCCAAGGAAGTGCTGGCGCCTAAAGGTGCCACCGTTGTTCCTTACGGTTCGCAGAACGAAATCTACCTTGACGTGCAGGCCGGTCGCCTTGATGGCACCGTGGCCGATGCCACCTTGCTGGAAGACGGTTTCCTGAAAACCGACGCCGGCAAAGGTTTTGCGTTCACAGGTCCAGCGTTCACCGACGTCAAATACTTTGGTGATGGCGTGGGTATCGCTGTGCGCAAGGGCGACGCCCTGAAAGACAAGATCAACGCCGCTATTGATGCCATTCGTGCGAACGGCAAATACAAGCAAGTCCAGGACAAATACTTCAACTTCGATATTTACGGTCAGTAA
- a CDS encoding ABC transporter permease, which yields MIFDYNVIWDSMPLYLNGMLETLKLLGISLFFGLLAALPLGLMRVSKNAWVNLPAWLFTYVIRGTPMLVQLFLIYYGLAQFEAVRESVLWPLLSSATFCACLAFSINTSAYTAEIIAGSLKATPNGEIEAAKAMGMSRAKMYRRILLPSAMRRALPQYSNEVIMMLQTTSLASIVTLIDITGAARTVNAQYYLPFEAYITAGVFYLCLTFILVRLFKLAERRWLGYMAPRKA from the coding sequence ATGATCTTCGACTACAACGTCATTTGGGACAGCATGCCGCTGTACCTGAACGGAATGCTGGAGACCCTGAAGCTGTTGGGTATCTCGCTGTTTTTCGGTTTGCTGGCAGCGCTCCCGCTGGGGCTGATGCGGGTATCCAAAAATGCCTGGGTCAACCTGCCGGCCTGGTTGTTCACTTACGTGATCCGCGGCACGCCGATGCTGGTGCAGTTGTTCTTGATCTACTACGGGCTGGCTCAGTTCGAAGCGGTACGCGAGAGCGTCCTGTGGCCGTTGTTGTCCAGTGCAACCTTTTGCGCGTGTCTGGCATTTTCCATCAATACCAGCGCCTACACCGCTGAAATCATTGCCGGCAGCCTCAAGGCCACGCCCAATGGCGAGATCGAAGCCGCCAAGGCGATGGGCATGTCACGCGCCAAAATGTATCGCCGTATCCTGCTGCCATCGGCCATGCGCCGGGCGTTGCCGCAATACAGCAACGAAGTGATCATGATGCTGCAGACCACCAGTCTGGCGTCCATCGTGACCCTGATCGACATTACCGGGGCTGCTCGTACCGTGAATGCGCAGTATTACTTGCCGTTCGAGGCCTACATCACCGCGGGTGTTTTCTACCTGTGCCTGACCTTCATTCTGGTGCGCCTGTTTAAACTGGCCGAGCGCCGCTGGCTGGGCTATATGGCCCCGCGCAAGGCCTGA
- a CDS encoding ABC transporter ATP-binding protein has product MYKLEVQDLHKRYGSHEVLKGVSLAAKAGDVISIIGSSGSGKSTFLRCINLLEQPHAGKILLNGEELRLVANKDGALKAADPKQLQRMRSRLSMVFQHFNLWSHMTALENIMEAPVHVLGMSRSEARDKAEHYLNKVGVAHRKDAYPGHMSGGEQQRVAIARALAMEPEVMLFDEPTSALDPELVGDVLKVMQDLAQEGRTMVVVTHEMGFAREVSNQLVFLHKGIVEESGNPREVLVNPQCERLQQFLSGSLK; this is encoded by the coding sequence ATGTACAAACTTGAAGTCCAAGACCTGCATAAACGCTATGGCAGTCACGAAGTGCTCAAAGGTGTGTCTCTGGCCGCCAAAGCTGGCGATGTCATCAGCATCATCGGTTCCAGTGGCTCAGGCAAAAGCACCTTTTTGCGTTGCATAAACCTGCTCGAGCAGCCGCATGCCGGCAAAATCCTGCTCAATGGTGAAGAGCTCAGGCTGGTTGCCAACAAGGACGGCGCGCTCAAGGCTGCTGATCCCAAGCAGTTGCAGCGCATGCGTTCGCGGCTGTCGATGGTGTTTCAGCATTTCAATCTGTGGTCACACATGACGGCGCTGGAAAACATCATGGAAGCGCCGGTGCATGTACTGGGCATGTCCAGGTCCGAGGCGCGAGACAAGGCTGAGCACTACCTGAACAAGGTCGGTGTCGCTCACCGCAAGGACGCTTACCCGGGGCATATGTCCGGTGGCGAACAGCAGCGCGTGGCCATTGCCCGTGCGCTGGCGATGGAGCCCGAAGTCATGTTGTTTGACGAGCCGACCTCAGCCCTCGACCCGGAGCTGGTCGGTGATGTACTGAAGGTGATGCAAGACCTGGCTCAGGAAGGCCGGACCATGGTGGTGGTGACTCACGAAATGGGCTTTGCCCGCGAAGTGTCGAACCAGTTGGTATTTCTGCATAAGGGTATCGTTGAAGAAAGTGGCAACCCGCGTGAGGTGCTGGTCAACCCGCAATGCGAGCGCCTGCAGCAGTTCCTGTCTGGCAGTCTGAAATAA
- a CDS encoding succinylglutamate desuccinylase/aspartoacylase family protein: MERIEHLLPWSSLGSERRLSVFRFGVGERKAYIQASLHADELPGMRCAWELKKRLAELEALGALNGVIELVPVANPLGLGQLLQGSHQGRFEYGSGKNFNRDFVELSEPVAERLQGRLGDDPHANIRLIRQTMLEVLAELPPAASQLQGMQRVLLSHACNADIVLDLHCDAEAALHMYALPQHWPQWRSLAAHLNMRVGLLAEDSGGSSFDEACSLPWLRLQREFGEAQIPLACMATTLELGGQADTGRAEAEAYAEGILAFLAEQGLIAGSWPEPQYEACEGVPFEGTELLFAPHPGVVSFLRPAGAWVEAGEPLFEVIDPLSDRVSTVCAGTAGVLFAVERLRYAQPGFWLAKVAGRKPLRHGRLLND, encoded by the coding sequence ATGGAACGGATCGAGCATCTGTTGCCGTGGAGCAGCCTGGGCAGCGAGCGCCGGTTGTCGGTGTTTCGTTTCGGTGTCGGCGAGCGCAAGGCTTACATTCAGGCAAGTCTGCACGCGGACGAGCTGCCGGGGATGCGCTGCGCTTGGGAACTGAAAAAGCGCCTGGCCGAGCTTGAAGCTCTGGGTGCCTTGAACGGTGTGATCGAATTGGTGCCCGTGGCCAATCCGCTGGGCCTTGGCCAGTTATTGCAGGGCAGTCATCAGGGGCGCTTCGAGTACGGCAGTGGCAAGAACTTCAACCGCGATTTCGTGGAGTTGAGTGAGCCAGTGGCGGAAAGGCTGCAAGGGCGATTGGGCGATGACCCGCATGCCAATATCCGTTTGATTCGTCAGACGATGCTGGAGGTGCTGGCTGAGTTGCCGCCAGCTGCCAGCCAGCTTCAGGGTATGCAGCGCGTTTTGCTGAGTCATGCCTGTAACGCCGATATCGTGCTCGATCTGCATTGCGACGCTGAAGCCGCATTGCACATGTACGCTTTGCCTCAGCATTGGCCACAATGGCGTTCGCTGGCAGCACATTTGAATATGCGGGTTGGCTTGCTCGCCGAGGATTCAGGCGGGAGTTCGTTCGATGAGGCTTGTTCTTTGCCGTGGCTGCGGTTGCAGCGCGAGTTCGGCGAGGCGCAGATTCCTTTGGCCTGCATGGCCACCACTCTGGAGCTGGGTGGGCAGGCAGACACCGGGCGAGCAGAGGCCGAAGCCTATGCTGAAGGTATTCTGGCGTTTCTGGCCGAGCAGGGCTTGATCGCCGGGAGCTGGCCTGAGCCACAGTACGAAGCCTGTGAAGGCGTGCCTTTTGAAGGGACTGAGTTGTTGTTTGCACCGCACCCCGGTGTGGTGAGTTTTTTACGCCCGGCGGGCGCCTGGGTTGAAGCCGGCGAGCCGCTGTTTGAAGTGATTGATCCTTTATCTGACCGGGTCAGTACGGTATGCGCAGGCACGGCCGGCGTATTATTTGCCGTTGAGCGACTGCGTTATGCCCAACCCGGTTTCTGGCTGGCCAAAGTGGCGGGGCGCAAGCCTTTGCGTCACGGGCGCTTGCTCAACGACTGA
- a CDS encoding aspartate aminotransferase family protein encodes MSVEQAPVQRADFDQVMVPNYAPAAFIPVRGAGSRVWDQAGRELIDFAGGIAVNVLGHAHPALVGALTEQANNLWHVSNVFTNEPALRLAKKLVESTFAERVFFCNSGAEANEAAFKLARRVAHDRFGAEKYEIIAALNSFHGRTLFTVNVGGQSKYSDGFGPKITGITHVPFNDLAALKAAISDKTCAVVLEPIQGEGGVLPAELAYLQGARDLCDQHDALLVFDEVQTGMGRTGELFAYMHYGVTPDILTSAKSLGGGFPIAAMLTTEALAKHLVVGTHGTTYGGNPLACAVGNAVIDVVNTPEVLGGVRAKHQQFKTRLEQIGQQYGLFTEVRGLGLLIGCVLSDAWKGRAKDIFNACEKADLMILQAGPDVVRFAPSLVVDDADIEEGLSRFERAAKALTQA; translated from the coding sequence ATGTCCGTTGAGCAAGCCCCGGTGCAACGCGCCGATTTCGACCAAGTCATGGTTCCTAACTACGCACCTGCGGCCTTTATTCCTGTGCGCGGTGCCGGTTCCCGAGTGTGGGACCAGGCGGGCCGAGAGCTGATCGATTTCGCGGGTGGTATTGCCGTTAACGTCTTGGGTCATGCGCATCCTGCCCTGGTCGGAGCGCTGACCGAGCAGGCCAATAACCTGTGGCACGTGTCCAACGTCTTCACCAACGAGCCGGCACTGCGCCTGGCCAAGAAGCTGGTCGAGTCGACGTTCGCCGAGCGTGTGTTCTTCTGCAATTCCGGTGCCGAAGCCAACGAAGCCGCCTTCAAGCTGGCCCGTCGTGTTGCCCACGATCGTTTTGGTGCCGAGAAATACGAAATCATTGCCGCACTCAACAGCTTCCACGGTCGTACGCTGTTCACCGTGAACGTGGGCGGGCAGTCGAAGTATTCCGACGGTTTCGGTCCAAAAATTACCGGCATTACCCATGTACCGTTCAATGATCTCGCAGCGCTGAAAGCGGCGATCTCGGACAAGACCTGCGCTGTAGTGCTGGAGCCGATTCAGGGTGAGGGCGGCGTGCTACCGGCCGAGCTGGCTTACCTGCAAGGTGCCCGCGATCTGTGTGATCAGCACGATGCGTTGCTGGTGTTCGACGAAGTGCAAACCGGCATGGGCCGTACCGGCGAGTTGTTTGCCTACATGCATTACGGCGTCACCCCGGACATCCTGACCAGCGCCAAGAGCCTGGGCGGTGGTTTTCCGATTGCGGCCATGCTGACCACAGAAGCGCTGGCCAAGCACCTGGTGGTCGGTACTCACGGCACCACCTACGGCGGCAACCCGTTGGCGTGTGCCGTGGGGAACGCGGTCATTGACGTGGTGAACACCCCTGAAGTGTTGGGCGGCGTGAGAGCCAAGCACCAGCAGTTCAAAACCCGCCTGGAACAGATTGGTCAGCAATACGGCCTGTTCACTGAAGTCCGCGGTTTGGGCCTGTTGATCGGTTGTGTATTGAGCGATGCCTGGAAAGGCCGCGCCAAAGACATTTTCAATGCCTGTGAAAAAGCAGACCTGATGATTTTGCAGGCCGGTCCCGACGTGGTGCGTTTCGCACCAAGCCTGGTGGTCGATGATGCGGATATCGAAGAAGGTCTGTCGCGTTTTGAGCGCGCTGCGAAAGCGCTGACTCAAGCCTGA
- a CDS encoding ABC transporter permease, with protein sequence MLKGYGAVILDGAWLTLQLALSSMALAIVLGLIGVSLRLSPVRWLAWLGDLYSTVIRGIPDLVLILLIFYGGQDLLNRVGPMLGYDDYIDLNPLAAGIGTLGFIFGAYLSETFRGAFMAIPKGQAEAGMAYGMSRFQVFFRVLVPQMIRLAIPGFTNNWLVLTKATALISVVGLQDMMFKAKQAADATREPFTFFLAVAAMYLVLTSVSLLALRQLEKRYSVGVRAADL encoded by the coding sequence ATGTTGAAAGGCTACGGGGCTGTCATCCTCGATGGCGCTTGGCTGACGCTTCAGCTCGCCTTGTCGTCCATGGCCCTGGCCATAGTTCTAGGTCTGATTGGTGTTTCATTGCGCCTGTCGCCAGTGCGCTGGCTGGCCTGGCTGGGCGATTTGTACTCAACGGTAATCCGCGGGATTCCCGATCTGGTGCTTATCCTGCTGATTTTCTACGGAGGCCAGGACTTGCTGAACCGCGTCGGGCCAATGCTGGGCTACGACGACTACATTGATTTGAACCCGTTGGCAGCCGGTATCGGCACCCTCGGCTTTATCTTCGGTGCCTACCTGTCCGAGACCTTTCGTGGGGCCTTCATGGCGATACCCAAGGGGCAGGCTGAAGCCGGGATGGCGTATGGCATGAGTCGTTTTCAAGTGTTCTTCCGGGTGTTGGTGCCGCAGATGATTCGCCTGGCGATTCCTGGGTTTACCAATAACTGGCTGGTGTTGACCAAGGCCACGGCCCTTATTTCGGTGGTCGGCCTGCAAGACATGATGTTCAAGGCCAAGCAGGCGGCAGATGCCACCCGCGAGCCGTTCACCTTCTTCCTGGCCGTTGCAGCGATGTACCTGGTACTGACCAGTGTTTCGCTGCTGGCATTGCGACAACTTGAGAAGCGCTACTCGGTAGGCGTAAGGGCGGCTGATCTATGA
- a CDS encoding DUF2790 domain-containing protein: MKALLVLALSSVCFTAMADEVNTQVSSQQPAVEQYSYSSELDIAKVISMSEIPSVCEVVPAQMVYEDSQGKQHTLEYRVMGNGCSNG; this comes from the coding sequence ATGAAAGCGTTGTTAGTTCTGGCCCTCAGCAGTGTGTGCTTTACCGCCATGGCTGATGAAGTGAACACTCAAGTTTCCAGCCAGCAACCTGCCGTTGAACAGTATTCCTACTCTTCGGAACTGGATATCGCCAAAGTGATTTCCATGAGCGAAATCCCGAGTGTTTGCGAGGTCGTACCGGCCCAGATGGTCTACGAAGACTCGCAAGGCAAGCAGCACACCTTGGAATATCGCGTGATGGGCAACGGCTGCTCCAACGGTTGA
- the aruF gene encoding arginine/ornithine succinyltransferase subunit alpha, translating into MLVMRPAQMADLDEVQRLAADSPIGVTSLPDDIERLRDKIAASETSFAAEVSFNGEESYFFVLEDTASGKLVGCSAIVASAGYSEPFYSFRNETFVHASRELKIHNKIHVLSQCHDLTGNSLLTSFYVVPELVGSAWSELNSRGRLLFVANHPERFADSVVTEIVGYSDENGDSPFWDAIGRNFFDLNYAAAERLCGLKSRTFLAELMPHYPIYVPLLPDTAQEAMGQVHPRAQITFDILMREGFETDHYIDIFDGGPTLHARVSGIRSIAQSRVVPVRIGELIKGGGRQYLVANAQLQDYRAVLLELDWAPGKPVTLDLEAAEALGVGEGASVRVVAV; encoded by the coding sequence ATGCTGGTGATGCGCCCCGCGCAAATGGCTGACCTGGACGAGGTACAGCGTCTGGCTGCGGACAGCCCGATTGGTGTCACTTCATTGCCGGACGATATCGAGCGCCTGCGTGACAAGATCGCTGCGTCCGAAACATCCTTTGCGGCCGAAGTCAGCTTCAATGGCGAAGAGAGCTATTTCTTTGTGCTTGAAGATACCGCCAGCGGCAAACTGGTGGGCTGTTCGGCCATCGTGGCGTCGGCCGGTTATTCGGAGCCGTTCTACAGCTTCCGTAACGAGACCTTTGTCCACGCTTCACGTGAACTGAAAATCCACAACAAGATTCACGTTCTGTCGCAGTGCCATGACCTCACCGGAAATAGCCTGCTGACCAGTTTCTATGTGGTTCCGGAGTTGGTGGGCTCGGCCTGGTCCGAACTCAACTCCCGTGGTCGCCTGCTGTTCGTGGCCAATCACCCGGAGCGGTTTGCCGACTCGGTGGTGACTGAAATCGTCGGTTACAGCGATGAGAACGGTGATTCGCCATTCTGGGATGCCATTGGCCGCAACTTCTTCGACTTGAACTATGCTGCCGCCGAACGCTTGTGCGGGCTGAAAAGCCGCACCTTCCTCGCTGAGCTGATGCCGCATTACCCGATTTACGTGCCGTTGCTGCCTGATACCGCCCAAGAGGCGATGGGGCAAGTCCATCCGCGTGCGCAAATCACCTTCGACATCCTGATGCGCGAAGGCTTCGAGACCGATCACTACATTGATATTTTTGATGGCGGCCCGACGCTGCATGCCCGGGTTTCGGGCATTCGCTCGATCGCCCAAAGCCGTGTGGTGCCGGTCCGGATCGGTGAGCTGATCAAAGGCGGTGGGCGACAGTACCTGGTGGCCAATGCCCAGTTGCAGGACTACCGCGCCGTGTTGCTGGAGCTGGACTGGGCGCCAGGCAAGCCGGTCACGCTGGATCTGGAAGCGGCCGAAGCGCTCGGTGTTGGCGAAGGTGCCAGTGTACGAGTGGTTGCGGTTTAA
- the argR gene encoding transcriptional regulator ArgR has protein sequence MTAHRIGFLIWPSTKALTLALAEEALRVAQRVHPEVVYELLFLQAEPPAEGAWQLPGEPWVGKLEGCQKLFLLADEPPAGIAPALSSALKQLVRAGCVIGGLSAGVYPLAQLGLLDGYRAAVHWRWQDDFAERFPKVIATSHLFDWDRDRLSACGGLSVLDLLLAVLARDHGAELAGAVSEELVVERIREGGERQRIPLQNRLGSSHPKLTQAVLLMEANIEEPLTTDEIAQHVCVSRRQLERIFKQYLNRVPSQYYLELRLNKARQMLMQTSKSIIQIGLSCGFSSGPHFSSAYRNFFGATPREDRNQRRSSSPFELSSAPAERG, from the coding sequence ATGACCGCCCATCGAATTGGTTTCCTCATTTGGCCCAGCACCAAAGCCTTGACTCTGGCGCTGGCAGAGGAAGCGTTGCGTGTTGCTCAGCGCGTGCATCCTGAAGTCGTATACGAACTGCTTTTCTTGCAGGCCGAGCCTCCCGCTGAAGGTGCCTGGCAATTACCCGGTGAGCCGTGGGTCGGCAAGCTTGAAGGCTGTCAGAAGCTGTTTTTGCTGGCGGACGAACCGCCCGCAGGCATAGCGCCGGCCTTGAGCAGTGCGCTCAAGCAACTGGTGCGTGCCGGCTGTGTAATAGGCGGGCTTTCGGCCGGGGTTTACCCATTGGCGCAACTGGGCCTGCTCGATGGTTATCGGGCTGCGGTGCATTGGCGCTGGCAGGATGACTTTGCCGAGCGCTTCCCCAAGGTGATCGCCACCAGCCATTTGTTTGACTGGGATCGTGATCGCTTGAGTGCCTGCGGCGGGTTGTCGGTGCTGGATCTGCTGCTCGCGGTCCTGGCCCGTGATCATGGGGCCGAGCTGGCGGGGGCGGTGTCTGAAGAGTTGGTGGTGGAGCGTATTCGTGAAGGGGGAGAGCGTCAGCGCATTCCGTTGCAGAATCGTCTTGGCTCCAGTCATCCCAAGTTGACTCAGGCCGTATTGTTGATGGAGGCCAATATTGAAGAGCCGCTGACCACCGATGAAATTGCCCAGCACGTCTGTGTCTCCCGTCGGCAACTGGAACGGATCTTCAAGCAGTACCTCAATCGCGTACCAAGCCAGTATTACCTTGAACTGCGTCTGAACAAGGCGCGACAAATGCTGATGCAAACCAGCAAGTCGATCATTCAGATCGGCTTGTCGTGCGGTTTCTCTTCCGGGCCGCATTTCTCCAGCGCCTATCGCAACTTCTTTGGCGCTACGCCTCGCGAAGACCGCAACCAGCGCCGCAGCAGCAGCCCGTTCGAGTTGTCTTCGGCCCCGGCCGAACGCGGCTAG
- the acs gene encoding acetate--CoA ligase, which yields MSAASLYPVRPEVAANTLTDEATYKAMYQQSVVNPDGFWREQAKRLDWIKPFTTVKQTSFDDHHVDIKWFADGTLNVSYNCLDRHLAERGDQIAIIWEGDDPSEQRNITYRELHEEVCKLANALRGQDVHRGDVVTIYMPMVPEAVVAMLACTRIGAIHSVVFGGFSPEALAGRIIDCKSKVVITADEGLRGGKRTALKANVDVALTNPDTSSVQKIIVFQRTGGDIAWYKHRDIWYHDLMAVASTHCAPKEMGAEEALFILYTSGSTGKPKGVQHTTGGYLLYAALTHERVFDYRPGEVYWCTADVGWVTGHTYIVYGPLANGATTVLFEGVPNYPDITRVSKIVDKHKVNILYTAPTAIRAMMAEGQAAVKGADGSSLRLLGSVGEPINPEAWNWYYTTVGKERCPIVDTWWQTETGACMMSPLPGAHALKPGSAARPFFGVVPALVDNLGNLIEGAAEGNLVILDSWPGQARTLYGDHDRFVDTYFKTFRGMYFTGDGARRDEDGYYWITGRVDDVLNVSGHRMGTAEIESAMVAHPKVAEAAVVGVPHDIKGQGIYVYVTLNGGEAPSEELRLELKNWVRKEIGPIASPDVIQWAPGLPKTRSGKIMRRILRKIATGEYEGLGDISTLADPSVVQHLIETHKSMSAA from the coding sequence ATGAGTGCCGCTTCCCTGTATCCCGTACGCCCTGAAGTCGCAGCCAATACGCTGACTGATGAGGCGACCTACAAGGCGATGTACCAGCAATCCGTCGTCAACCCCGATGGTTTCTGGCGCGAGCAAGCCAAGCGTCTCGACTGGATCAAGCCTTTCACTACCGTCAAGCAAACCTCTTTCGATGACCATCATGTCGACATCAAATGGTTTGCCGACGGGACTCTCAACGTTTCCTACAACTGCCTGGACCGCCACCTTGCCGAGCGCGGTGACCAGATCGCGATCATCTGGGAAGGCGACGACCCTTCCGAGCAGCGCAACATTACCTACCGCGAGCTGCATGAAGAAGTCTGCAAGCTTGCCAACGCCTTGCGCGGCCAGGACGTTCACCGCGGTGACGTAGTGACTATCTATATGCCGATGGTTCCCGAAGCCGTGGTCGCCATGCTGGCGTGTACCCGCATCGGTGCCATCCATTCGGTGGTTTTCGGCGGCTTTTCTCCCGAAGCTCTGGCAGGCCGGATCATCGACTGCAAATCCAAAGTGGTGATTACAGCTGACGAAGGCCTGCGTGGTGGCAAGCGCACGGCACTCAAAGCCAATGTCGACGTGGCACTGACCAACCCCGACACTTCCAGCGTGCAGAAGATCATTGTGTTCCAGCGCACAGGTGGCGACATCGCCTGGTACAAGCACCGTGACATCTGGTACCACGATCTGATGGCCGTGGCTTCGACCCATTGCGCCCCGAAAGAGATGGGCGCTGAAGAGGCTCTGTTCATCCTTTATACCTCTGGCTCCACAGGCAAGCCCAAGGGCGTGCAGCACACGACGGGCGGTTACCTCCTGTATGCAGCGCTGACCCATGAGCGCGTGTTCGATTACCGTCCGGGTGAAGTTTACTGGTGCACCGCCGACGTGGGCTGGGTCACGGGCCACACCTATATCGTGTACGGGCCGCTGGCCAATGGTGCGACCACTGTATTGTTCGAAGGTGTGCCGAACTATCCGGATATCACCCGTGTCTCGAAGATTGTCGACAAGCATAAGGTCAACATCCTCTACACCGCGCCTACCGCTATTCGCGCCATGATGGCTGAAGGCCAGGCGGCGGTGAAGGGTGCTGACGGCTCCAGCTTGCGTCTGCTGGGGTCGGTAGGCGAGCCGATCAATCCGGAGGCCTGGAACTGGTACTACACCACCGTGGGCAAGGAGCGTTGCCCGATTGTGGATACCTGGTGGCAGACCGAAACTGGCGCCTGCATGATGAGCCCGCTGCCGGGGGCGCACGCACTCAAGCCGGGTTCTGCGGCACGTCCGTTTTTCGGTGTGGTGCCGGCGCTGGTGGATAACCTGGGCAACCTTATAGAGGGTGCGGCCGAGGGTAATCTGGTCATCCTGGATTCATGGCCGGGTCAGGCGCGAACGCTCTATGGCGATCACGACCGTTTCGTCGATACCTATTTCAAGACTTTCCGTGGGATGTACTTCACCGGTGACGGCGCGCGTCGTGACGAAGACGGTTATTACTGGATTACCGGGCGCGTGGATGACGTGCTCAACGTTTCGGGTCACCGCATGGGGACCGCCGAAATCGAAAGCGCGATGGTGGCTCATCCCAAAGTCGCTGAAGCCGCGGTTGTCGGTGTGCCTCACGATATCAAGGGGCAGGGGATTTATGTCTATGTCACCCTCAATGGCGGAGAAGCTCCGAGCGAAGAGTTGCGTCTTGAGCTGAAAAACTGGGTGCGCAAGGAGATCGGTCCGATTGCTTCGCCGGATGTCATTCAGTGGGCGCCGGGGTTGCCGAAAACGCGCTCAGGCAAAATCATGCGTCGCATCCTGCGCAAGATTGCCACCGGTGAATATGAGGGCCTGGGCGATATTTCGACCTTGGCTGATCCGAGTGTGGTGCAGCATTTGATCGAGACGCACAAGTCGATGAGCGCCGCGTAA